The following proteins come from a genomic window of Pseudomonas sp. J452:
- a CDS encoding isovaleryl-CoA dehydrogenase yields the protein MSYPTLNFGLGETIDMLRDAVHHFAQAELAPRAAQIDRDNEFPMDMWRKFGDMGLLGMTVEEEYGGTNMGYLAHVVAMEEISRASASVGLSYGAHSNLCLNQIRKNGSHEQKAKYLPKLCSGEHIGALAMSEPNAGSDVVSMKLRAEKRGDRYVLNGNKMWITNGPDANTYVIYAKTDINAGSRGMTAFIVERDSKGFSRHQKLDKLGMRGSNTCELVFEDVEVPEENILGGEGRGAAVLMSGLDYERTVLSGGPTGIMSACMDVVLPYVHERQQFKQSIGEFQLVQGKLADMYAGMNASKSYLYTVAKACDRGEESRKDAAAVILYTAEMATKMALDTIQLLGGNGYTNEYPAGRLLRDAKLYEIGAGTSEIRRMLIGRELYNETK from the coding sequence ATGAGCTACCCGACCCTCAACTTCGGTCTCGGCGAGACCATCGACATGCTGCGTGACGCGGTCCACCACTTCGCCCAGGCCGAGCTGGCCCCGCGTGCGGCGCAGATCGACCGCGACAACGAGTTCCCCATGGACATGTGGCGCAAGTTCGGCGACATGGGCCTGCTCGGCATGACCGTGGAAGAGGAATACGGCGGCACCAACATGGGCTACCTGGCCCACGTGGTGGCCATGGAGGAAATCAGCCGCGCCAGCGCCTCGGTCGGCCTGTCCTACGGCGCCCACTCCAACCTGTGCCTCAACCAGATCCGCAAGAACGGCAGCCACGAGCAGAAGGCCAAGTACCTGCCCAAGCTGTGCTCCGGTGAGCACATCGGCGCCCTGGCCATGAGCGAGCCGAATGCCGGCTCCGACGTGGTGTCGATGAAGCTGCGCGCCGAGAAGCGTGGCGACCGCTACGTGCTCAACGGCAACAAGATGTGGATCACCAACGGCCCGGATGCCAACACCTACGTGATCTACGCCAAGACCGACATCAACGCCGGCTCGCGCGGCATGACCGCCTTCATCGTCGAGCGCGACTCCAAGGGCTTCTCCCGCCACCAGAAGCTCGACAAGCTGGGCATGCGCGGCTCCAACACCTGCGAACTGGTGTTCGAGGACGTGGAAGTACCGGAGGAAAACATCCTCGGCGGTGAAGGTCGTGGCGCAGCTGTACTGATGAGCGGTCTGGACTACGAGCGCACCGTGCTCTCCGGCGGCCCCACCGGGATCATGAGCGCCTGCATGGACGTGGTGCTGCCCTACGTGCACGAACGCCAGCAGTTCAAGCAGTCGATCGGCGAGTTCCAGCTGGTGCAGGGCAAGCTGGCCGACATGTACGCCGGCATGAACGCCTCCAAGTCCTACCTGTACACCGTGGCCAAGGCCTGCGACCGCGGCGAGGAATCGCGCAAGGATGCCGCCGCGGTGATCCTCTACACCGCCGAGATGGCGACAAAAATGGCCCTCGACACCATCCAGCTGCTCGGCGGCAACGGCTACACCAACGAGTACCCGGCCGGCCGCCTGCTGCGCGACGCCAAACTCTACGAGATCGGCGCCGGCACCAGCGAAATCCGCCGCATGCTGATTGGTCGTGAGCTGTACAACGAGACGAAATAG
- a CDS encoding MerR family transcriptional regulator, with protein MAANYSISDLARELDITTRAIRFYEEQGMLAPERRGQERVYTAKDKVTLKLILRGKRIGFSLAECKELIELYDPAGGNRKQLETFMDKISERRAQLEQQLLDIQQMQLELDTAEERCLAALEQTQA; from the coding sequence ATGGCCGCCAACTACAGTATTTCCGACCTGGCCCGCGAGCTGGACATCACCACCCGTGCCATCCGCTTCTACGAGGAGCAAGGCATGCTCGCCCCCGAGCGGCGTGGACAGGAGCGAGTCTATACGGCCAAGGACAAGGTCACCCTCAAGCTGATCCTGCGCGGCAAGCGCATCGGTTTCTCCCTGGCCGAGTGCAAGGAGCTGATCGAGCTGTACGACCCGGCCGGTGGCAACCGCAAGCAGCTGGAGACCTTTATGGACAAGATCAGCGAGCGCCGCGCCCAGCTCGAACAGCAGTTGCTGGATATCCAGCAGATGCAGCTGGAGCTGGATACCGCCGAGGAGCGCTGCCTTGCCGCGCTCGAACAAACTCAAGCCTGA
- a CDS encoding LysR family transcriptional regulator: MNLSKVDLNLFIVFDAIYTEANLTRAGQIVGITQPAVSNALSRLRETFNDPLFVRTAQGMVPTPMAQNIIGPVRNALQLLRVSVQESRTFTPQQANKTYRISMTDLTEAVILPPLFQRLRRLAPTVQIESFLSKRRETTKELAAGRLDFAVDAPLNTDTQVRHVKLMEDRYVCALRQGHPLAKEKISLDEYLSLTHIQISSRRSGLGYVDLSLGKMGLQRKVALRSQHYMMASTVLQNTDMAMTVPERFARRHGLHYVQLPVNDVPSLETHLYWHESTDQDPANRWMREQIIEIAQQISAQEKRLESEAKA; encoded by the coding sequence ATGAATCTGAGCAAGGTCGACCTCAACCTCTTCATCGTCTTCGACGCCATCTACACCGAAGCCAACCTGACTCGCGCCGGGCAGATCGTCGGCATCACCCAGCCGGCCGTGTCCAACGCCCTGTCGCGCCTGCGTGAAACCTTCAATGACCCGCTGTTCGTGCGCACCGCCCAGGGCATGGTGCCCACGCCCATGGCGCAGAACATCATCGGCCCGGTGCGCAACGCCCTGCAGCTGCTGCGCGTGTCGGTGCAGGAAAGCCGCACCTTCACCCCGCAGCAGGCCAACAAGACCTACCGCATCAGCATGACCGACCTCACCGAGGCGGTGATCCTGCCGCCGCTGTTCCAGCGCCTGCGCCGCCTGGCGCCGACCGTGCAGATCGAGAGTTTCCTGTCCAAGCGCCGCGAAACCACCAAGGAACTGGCCGCCGGCCGCCTCGACTTCGCCGTCGATGCACCGCTCAACACCGATACCCAGGTGCGCCACGTCAAACTGATGGAAGACCGCTACGTCTGCGCCTTGCGTCAGGGCCACCCATTGGCCAAAGAGAAGATCAGCCTGGACGAATACCTGTCGCTGACCCATATCCAGATCTCCAGCCGCCGCAGCGGCCTCGGTTATGTTGACCTGTCGCTGGGCAAGATGGGCCTGCAGCGCAAGGTGGCGCTTCGTTCGCAGCACTACATGATGGCTTCCACCGTGCTGCAGAACACCGACATGGCAATGACCGTGCCCGAGCGTTTCGCCCGCCGCCACGGCCTGCATTACGTGCAATTGCCGGTCAACGACGTGCCGTCCCTGGAAACCCACCTGTACTGGCACGAAAGCACCGACCAGGACCCGGCCAACCGCTGGATGCGCGAGCAGATCATCGAGATTGCCCAGCAGATCAGCGCCCAGGAGAAGAGGCTCGAAAGCGAAGCTAAAGCATGA
- a CDS encoding acyl-CoA dehydrogenase, producing MDFAYSPKVQELRERVTAFMDTHVYPNEAVFEQQVNEGDRWQPTAIMEELKNKAKAEGLWNLFLPESEYGAGLTNMEYAPLAEIMGRSLMGPEPFNCSAPDTGNMETLVRYASEAQKQQWLEPLLRGEIRSAFAMTEPGVASSDATNMEANAVRDGDEWVINGRKWWTSGACDPRCKIMIFMGLTNPDAPRHQQHSMILVPTDTPGVKIVRPLPVFGYDDAPHGHAEVLFENVRVPYENVLLGEGRGFEIAQGRLGPGRIHHCMRSIGMAERALELMCKRAVSRTAFGKPLARLGGNIDHIANSRIEINQARLLTLNAAYMMDTVGNKVAASEIAQIKVVAPNVALNVIDRAIQIHGGAGVSNDTPLAYFYAMQRTLRLADGPDEVHRMAIGKFEIGKYVPREAMKASR from the coding sequence ATGGATTTCGCCTACTCCCCCAAAGTTCAGGAACTGCGTGAACGCGTCACCGCCTTCATGGATACCCACGTCTACCCGAACGAGGCCGTGTTCGAGCAGCAGGTCAACGAAGGTGACCGCTGGCAGCCGACGGCGATCATGGAAGAGCTGAAGAACAAGGCCAAAGCCGAAGGCCTGTGGAACCTGTTTCTGCCGGAGTCCGAGTACGGCGCCGGCCTGACCAACATGGAATACGCGCCGCTGGCCGAGATCATGGGCCGCTCGCTGATGGGCCCCGAGCCGTTCAACTGCTCGGCGCCGGACACCGGCAACATGGAGACCCTGGTGCGCTACGCCAGCGAAGCGCAGAAGCAGCAGTGGCTGGAGCCGCTGCTGCGTGGCGAGATCCGCTCGGCCTTCGCCATGACCGAGCCGGGCGTGGCCTCATCCGACGCCACCAACATGGAAGCCAACGCCGTGCGTGACGGCGACGAGTGGGTGATCAACGGCCGCAAGTGGTGGACTTCCGGTGCCTGCGACCCGCGCTGCAAGATCATGATCTTCATGGGCCTGACCAACCCGGACGCGCCGCGTCACCAGCAGCACTCGATGATCCTGGTGCCGACCGACACCCCCGGGGTGAAGATCGTCCGTCCGCTGCCGGTATTCGGCTACGACGACGCCCCGCACGGCCATGCCGAAGTGCTGTTCGAGAACGTCCGTGTGCCCTATGAGAACGTCCTGCTCGGCGAGGGCCGTGGCTTCGAGATCGCCCAGGGTCGCCTTGGCCCAGGTCGTATCCACCACTGCATGCGCTCCATCGGCATGGCCGAGCGCGCCTTGGAACTGATGTGCAAGCGCGCCGTCAGCCGCACCGCCTTCGGCAAGCCGCTGGCGCGCCTGGGTGGCAACATCGACCATATCGCCAACTCGCGCATCGAAATCAACCAGGCGCGCCTGCTGACGCTCAACGCCGCCTACATGATGGATACCGTGGGCAACAAGGTCGCGGCGAGCGAAATCGCCCAGATCAAGGTGGTGGCGCCCAACGTCGCGCTCAACGTGATCGACCGGGCGATCCAGATCCACGGCGGTGCCGGTGTCTCCAACGACACGCCGCTGGCCTACTTCTACGCCATGCAGCGCACCCTGCGCTTGGCCGACGGCCCGGATGAAGTGCACCGCATGGCCATCGGCAAGTTCGAGATCGGCAAGTACGTGCCGCGTGAGGCGATGAAAGCCAGCCGCTGA
- a CDS encoding TerC family protein: MNDLLSLLTSPMLGTPTWLWLSFFVIVIALLVFDLGVLHRDQHEIEMRESLLLYSGYFSVGVLFGVWVWHELGAQSALEFYTGFLVEQSLSMDNVFVMAMIFGFFDIPRRYQHRVLFWGILGVIVLRALMIGLGTALVQRFEWMLYLFGAFLLFSGVKMLFSHPEHHPDLSQNRLLRFIRRHFRITDSLHDGHFFVRLQPPGQPHPLLYATPLFLALVLIELADLVFAVDSVPAVFAITQDPFIVYTSNIFAILGLRSLYFALAALMHRFIYLKYALALVLVFIGGKIFLHGLIGKIPALLSLGVTFGLLAGGVLLSLLKTRDRPEQDQESKP; the protein is encoded by the coding sequence ATGAACGACCTGCTCAGTCTCCTTACCAGCCCCATGCTTGGCACGCCGACCTGGCTGTGGCTGAGCTTCTTCGTCATCGTCATCGCCCTGCTGGTGTTCGATCTCGGCGTCTTGCACCGCGACCAGCACGAAATCGAAATGCGCGAGAGCCTGCTGCTGTACAGCGGCTACTTCAGCGTCGGTGTGCTGTTCGGCGTGTGGGTCTGGCATGAACTCGGTGCGCAGAGCGCCCTGGAGTTCTACACCGGTTTCCTGGTCGAGCAGTCGCTGTCGATGGACAACGTGTTCGTCATGGCGATGATCTTCGGCTTCTTCGATATCCCCCGGCGTTACCAGCACCGCGTGCTGTTCTGGGGCATTCTCGGGGTGATCGTGCTGCGCGCCTTGATGATCGGCCTGGGTACGGCACTGGTGCAGCGCTTCGAGTGGATGCTCTACCTGTTCGGCGCCTTCCTGTTGTTCAGCGGCGTGAAGATGCTCTTCAGCCACCCGGAGCATCACCCTGATCTGTCACAGAACCGCCTGCTGCGCTTTATCCGCCGGCATTTCCGCATCACCGACAGCCTGCACGACGGGCACTTCTTCGTGCGCCTGCAACCACCGGGGCAGCCCCATCCCCTGCTCTATGCCACTCCGCTGTTCCTCGCCCTGGTGCTGATCGAGCTGGCCGATCTGGTGTTCGCCGTGGACAGCGTGCCGGCGGTGTTTGCCATCACCCAGGACCCGTTCATTGTCTACACCTCGAACATCTTCGCCATCCTCGGCCTACGCTCGCTGTACTTCGCCCTGGCCGCGCTGATGCATCGTTTCATCTACCTGAAGTACGCCCTGGCCCTGGTGCTGGTGTTCATCGGCGGGAAGATTTTCCTGCACGGCCTGATCGGCAAGATTCCCGCCCTGCTCTCTCTTGGCGTAACCTTCGGCCTGCTGGCGGGCGGCGTGCTGCTGTCGCTGCTGAAAACCCGTGACAGGCCCGAGCAGGACCAGGAGAGCAAACCCTAA
- a CDS encoding substrate-binding domain-containing protein has product MSRTLPVSDRHSWRQAYAWLLLGFICYALPWSVFAASDAGSVLRIQGSNTIGAKLGPALVQGLFEQQGLRNIRIEPAAAENEQRVLAEDKNGRPVSIAVAAHGSGTGFVALQDGSAELAASSRPIKDGEADSLARLGDMRSRAAEQIIAIDGLAIILHPGNPLAALTTAQLAAIFSGEISTWEQLGGRGGPITLYARDDKSGTYDTFKELVLTANGKSLAAGAKRFESSTQLSDSVSQDPSAIGFIGLPYIRQSKAVAIATGESQPMLPSTTLIATEDYPLSRRLFLYTSPTAENAWAKSLLEFAHSPQGQAIVEQNGFIAQTVKAVKVSGSPSMPASYQKLTSEAQRLSVNFRFQENSATLDNKAQRDIARVLDYLKSQDKLRNKVVLVGFGDPKNDPSRAALLSKLRAMEVRRELSRGGVIFRDITGLGAQLPVAANSGDEGRSKNRRVEVWVY; this is encoded by the coding sequence ATGTCGCGCACCCTGCCCGTTAGTGATCGGCACTCCTGGCGCCAGGCCTATGCCTGGTTGTTGCTCGGTTTCATCTGCTATGCCCTGCCCTGGTCCGTGTTTGCCGCGAGCGATGCCGGCAGCGTGCTGCGCATCCAGGGTTCCAACACCATCGGCGCCAAGCTCGGCCCGGCCCTGGTGCAGGGCCTGTTCGAGCAGCAGGGGCTGCGCAATATCCGTATCGAACCGGCTGCCGCCGAGAACGAACAACGGGTGCTGGCCGAGGACAAAAACGGCCGACCGGTAAGCATCGCCGTAGCCGCCCACGGTTCCGGCACCGGCTTCGTCGCCCTGCAGGACGGCAGCGCCGAACTGGCTGCGTCCTCGCGGCCGATTAAGGATGGTGAGGCCGACAGCTTGGCCAGGCTCGGCGACATGCGCAGCCGCGCCGCCGAACAGATCATCGCCATCGACGGCCTGGCCATCATCCTGCATCCGGGCAATCCGCTGGCCGCGCTCACCACCGCGCAGCTCGCGGCGATCTTTTCCGGCGAAATCAGCACCTGGGAACAGCTGGGTGGCCGTGGTGGCCCCATCACCCTGTATGCCCGCGATGACAAATCCGGCACCTACGACACCTTCAAGGAACTGGTGCTGACAGCCAACGGCAAGAGCCTCGCCGCCGGCGCCAAGCGCTTCGAGTCGAGCACCCAGTTATCCGACAGTGTCAGCCAGGACCCCAGCGCCATCGGCTTCATCGGCCTGCCCTATATCCGCCAGAGCAAGGCCGTGGCGATTGCCACCGGCGAATCCCAGCCGATGCTGCCGAGCACCACGCTGATCGCCACCGAGGACTATCCGCTGTCGCGCCGCCTGTTCCTCTATACCTCGCCCACTGCCGAGAATGCCTGGGCCAAGTCCCTGCTGGAGTTCGCCCACAGCCCACAAGGCCAGGCGATCGTCGAACAGAACGGCTTCATCGCGCAGACGGTAAAGGCGGTCAAGGTCAGCGGCAGCCCGAGCATGCCGGCCAGCTACCAGAAGCTGACCAGCGAGGCCCAGCGCCTGTCAGTGAATTTCCGCTTTCAGGAGAACAGCGCCACCCTGGACAACAAGGCCCAGCGCGATATCGCCCGAGTGCTCGACTACCTGAAAAGCCAGGACAAGCTGCGCAACAAGGTGGTGCTGGTCGGTTTCGGCGATCCGAAGAACGACCCCAGCCGCGCAGCCCTGCTGTCCAAGCTGCGGGCCATGGAAGTGCGCCGCGAGCTGTCGCGCGGCGGGGTGATTTTCCGCGACATCACCGGGCTCGGCGCCCAGCTGCCCGTAGCCGCCAACAGTGGCGATGAAGGTCGCAGCAAGAATCGGCGCGTGGAAGTCTGGGTCTACTGA
- the xthA gene encoding exodeoxyribonuclease III → MKIVSFNINGLRARPHQLAALIEKHQPDVIGLQETKVSDEQFPEAEIRALGYHVHYHGQKGHYGVALLSRQAPLELHKGFPGDEEDAQRRFIYGTFADAQGNPVTVMNGYFPQGESRDHPTKFPAKQRFYADLQNLLNDSFKPEQALVVMGDINISPEDIDIGIGEPNRLRWLKTGKCSFLPEEREWLATLKGWGLVDSFRHLNPAVNDRFSWFDYRSRGFEDEPKRGLRIDVILTSAPLQARIKDAGVDYELRGMEKPSDHAPIWLELN, encoded by the coding sequence ATGAAGATCGTTTCCTTCAATATCAACGGCCTGCGCGCCCGCCCCCACCAGTTGGCGGCGCTGATCGAGAAGCACCAGCCGGATGTGATCGGCCTGCAGGAAACCAAGGTCTCCGACGAGCAGTTCCCGGAAGCGGAAATTCGTGCGCTCGGCTATCACGTGCACTACCACGGGCAGAAGGGCCACTACGGCGTCGCCCTGCTCTCGCGCCAGGCGCCACTGGAGCTGCACAAGGGCTTTCCTGGTGATGAGGAAGACGCCCAGCGCCGCTTCATCTACGGCACCTTCGCCGATGCCCAGGGCAACCCGGTGACCGTGATGAACGGTTACTTTCCCCAGGGCGAGAGCCGCGACCACCCGACCAAGTTCCCGGCCAAGCAGCGTTTCTATGCCGACCTGCAAAACCTGCTGAACGACTCGTTTAAGCCCGAGCAGGCGCTGGTGGTGATGGGCGACATCAATATCTCCCCGGAAGATATCGACATCGGTATCGGCGAACCGAACCGCCTGCGCTGGCTGAAGACCGGCAAGTGCAGCTTCCTGCCGGAAGAGCGCGAATGGCTGGCCACGCTCAAGGGCTGGGGCCTGGTCGACAGCTTCCGCCACCTCAACCCGGCGGTGAATGACCGCTTCAGCTGGTTCGACTACCGCAGCCGCGGCTTCGAGGACGAGCCCAAGCGCGGCCTGCGCATCGACGTGATCCTGACCAGCGCGCCGCTGCAGGCGCGAATCAAGGATGCCGGCGTCGACTACGAGCTGCGTGGCATGGAGAAACCTTCGGACCATGCGCCGATCTGGCTGGAGCTGAACTGA
- a CDS encoding GNAT family N-acetyltransferase, whose protein sequence is MPHRTAEVRLLDHGYSREARSLLYHAYRHDPTFAYLFESERPGFDQRVRATVRELVQQHFAEELPAIGLLIEERLVGIALIAPPIRRLDITESWGWRLRMLMTTGFRCTKRYLEYHDAVLACLPPGPYHVLPLIGVHPEFQGQHLGEQLLGALHNWCAEDAGSQGVVLDTGNPHYLEFYKRQGYEEIGEVAVGPIREHVFFHANPQVTLKASA, encoded by the coding sequence ATGCCCCACCGTACCGCCGAAGTCCGCTTGCTCGACCATGGCTACAGCCGCGAAGCCCGCTCCCTGCTGTACCACGCCTACCGTCACGATCCGACCTTCGCCTACCTGTTCGAAAGCGAGCGCCCCGGCTTCGACCAGCGCGTGCGCGCCACCGTGCGAGAGTTGGTGCAGCAGCACTTTGCCGAAGAACTGCCGGCCATCGGCCTGCTGATCGAGGAACGTCTGGTCGGCATCGCCCTGATCGCCCCGCCGATACGCCGCCTGGACATCACCGAAAGCTGGGGCTGGCGTCTGCGCATGCTGATGACCACTGGTTTCCGCTGCACCAAACGCTACCTGGAGTACCACGACGCGGTGCTCGCCTGCCTGCCGCCCGGCCCTTACCACGTGTTGCCGCTGATTGGCGTGCACCCGGAGTTTCAGGGCCAGCACCTCGGCGAGCAACTGCTCGGTGCGCTGCACAACTGGTGCGCGGAAGATGCCGGCTCCCAGGGCGTGGTCCTGGATACCGGCAACCCGCATTACCTGGAGTTCTACAAGCGCCAGGGCTACGAGGAAATCGGTGAAGTGGCGGTGGGGCCGATCCGCGAGCATGTGTTCTTTCATGCCAATCCGCAGGTGACACTCAAGGCCAGTGCGTAA
- the tpx gene encoding thiol peroxidase: MAQVTLKGNPIQVDGQLPQAGQQAPAFSLVGTDLSDVSLASLAGKRKVLNIFPSVDTPTCATSVRKFNAEASALPNTVVLCISADLPFAQARFCGAEGLDNVVNLSTMRGANFLKDYGVAIASGPLVGVSARAVVVVDEQGKVLHSELVGEIADEPDYAAAIAVLK; the protein is encoded by the coding sequence ATGGCTCAAGTAACCCTCAAGGGCAATCCGATCCAGGTTGACGGCCAGCTGCCGCAAGCCGGCCAGCAGGCGCCGGCGTTCAGCCTGGTGGGCACGGACCTCTCCGACGTGAGCCTGGCCAGCCTGGCCGGCAAGCGCAAAGTGCTGAACATCTTCCCCAGCGTCGACACCCCGACCTGCGCCACCTCGGTGCGCAAGTTCAACGCCGAGGCCAGCGCGCTGCCCAACACCGTGGTGCTGTGCATCTCCGCCGACCTGCCGTTCGCCCAGGCGCGTTTCTGCGGTGCCGAAGGCCTGGATAACGTGGTTAACCTGTCGACCATGCGCGGTGCCAATTTCCTCAAGGACTACGGTGTGGCCATCGCCAGCGGCCCGTTGGTCGGCGTCTCCGCCCGCGCAGTGGTGGTGGTCGACGAGCAAGGCAAGGTGCTGCACAGCGAGCTGGTGGGCGAGATCGCCGACGAGCCGGATTACGCGGCCGCCATCGCCGTTCTGAAGTAA
- a CDS encoding MdtA/MuxA family multidrug efflux RND transporter periplasmic adaptor subunit produces MPDIRSASRSYRPWLIALALLAVVLLLWWLWPEKPAEEDERGGPWGRDSGPVPVRVTEVSQGDFNVELKALGTVTALNTVSVRSRVDGELVKVLFEEGQLVKAGDLLAQIDPRAYQVALQQAEGTLAQNQAQLKNAEIDLARYKGLYAEDSIAKQTLDTQEALVGQYRGTVKNNQAAVAEARLNLDFTRIRAPIDGRLGLRQVDAGNLVSSGDTTALVVITQVKPITVNFTLAENDLPPVLARVRNNEQLLVQAWDRGEKQLLAEGVLHSLDNQIDVATGTVKLKARFDNASESLFPNQFVNVRLRVETRQGATLIPSAALQFGARGTFVFLLDNEDKVQLRKVEVGASDGALTLISAGLKVGERLVLEGTDKLKDGSEVQVIGEPGAVAQPAGKGEAEQKHDA; encoded by the coding sequence ATGCCTGATATTCGCTCTGCATCGCGCTCTTACCGCCCCTGGCTGATCGCCCTGGCGCTGCTTGCCGTCGTCCTGCTGCTGTGGTGGCTGTGGCCGGAGAAGCCTGCCGAGGAAGATGAGCGCGGCGGCCCCTGGGGACGCGACAGCGGTCCGGTACCGGTGCGAGTCACCGAGGTCAGCCAGGGCGACTTCAATGTCGAACTCAAGGCCCTCGGCACGGTCACTGCGCTGAACACAGTCAGCGTGCGCTCGCGGGTGGATGGCGAACTGGTCAAGGTGCTGTTCGAGGAAGGCCAGCTGGTCAAGGCCGGCGACCTGCTGGCGCAGATCGATCCGCGCGCCTACCAGGTGGCCCTGCAACAGGCCGAAGGCACCCTGGCGCAGAACCAGGCGCAGTTGAAGAACGCCGAGATCGATCTGGCTCGCTATAAAGGCCTGTACGCCGAAGACTCCATTGCCAAGCAGACCCTGGACACCCAGGAAGCGCTGGTCGGCCAATACCGTGGCACGGTGAAGAACAACCAGGCCGCTGTCGCCGAGGCGCGCCTCAACCTCGACTTCACCCGCATCCGCGCGCCGATCGACGGCCGTCTGGGTCTGCGCCAGGTGGATGCCGGCAACCTGGTCAGCAGCGGCGACACCACCGCGCTGGTGGTGATCACCCAGGTCAAACCGATCACGGTCAATTTCACCCTGGCCGAGAACGACCTGCCGCCGGTGCTGGCGCGGGTGCGCAACAACGAGCAACTGCTGGTGCAGGCCTGGGATCGTGGCGAGAAACAGTTGCTGGCCGAAGGCGTGCTGCACAGCCTGGACAACCAGATCGACGTCGCCACCGGCACGGTCAAGCTCAAGGCGCGCTTCGACAATGCCAGCGAGAGCCTGTTTCCCAATCAGTTCGTCAACGTGCGCCTGCGCGTGGAAACCCGCCAGGGCGCCACGCTGATTCCGTCGGCGGCCTTGCAGTTCGGTGCCCGTGGCACCTTCGTCTTCCTCCTTGATAACGAGGACAAGGTGCAGCTGCGCAAAGTCGAAGTGGGCGCCAGCGACGGCGCGCTGACCCTGATCAGCGCTGGCCTGAAGGTCGGCGAACGGCTGGTGCTGGAAGGCACCGACAAGCTCAAGGACGGCAGCGAAGTGCAGGTGATCGGCGAACCCGGTGCCGTGGCCCAGCCAGCTGGCAAGGGTGAAGCCGAGCAGAAGCACGACGCATGA